GGATCCTCAATTTCTACAAACAATGTAAGTTGGGGAAACAGCCCCAACACTGAAACTAGCAGAAAGTCAGCTTCTATGAATATAATAAAAAAGCTAGGTAACAAAATGCTACCTAACTTCATATTCAAGATAATCAATCCTATTTGATATATGTTCTATACTATACATTATTTACATGATAAATAACTGAATATTACACAATTATAATACTTTACTGACTGTCTTCTTCAGAATTCTTTTCTTGATCATTTTGATCAGAGATTTGTTCCATTTCTTTACCTAATTCTTTTAAATCTTCAAAATCCGTTACCATACTGTTTTCTTCTTCATGATAATTTAATTTTGGATCTTTGTCTTTAGACATAATCAATACCTCACAGATTTTTAATTAAGCAAAGCGTGACGTAAAGTAAGCTTTAACATCTTCAGGTAAACCTGCAGCCGCTTCTTTATCAAGAATAACATTTACCATTCTATGTGCTTTTAAATCGGCTGGTTCGAAGCTTGTTTTACCATTTTCTTGATATAATTTTTCAACTACATCTCGTTTATTAGCACCTGTCACTACTAAGAAAATTTCTCTTGCTTCCATTAGTCCTTGACGAATACTAACATTTAACTTACCTTGCTCATCGATAGAAACAACTTGTAATGTTAATTTCCCTTTATTTTCTTTAGTTTTAATCTTATCAGCGATTAATTCGATTGCATCTTTTTCATAAGCAATTGGATAAACTTGACCTGCTGGTACACCTAACGCTTCGAAATATGATTTTTTATCGTCATAATCTAAAATATTTATTTGGCTAAAATCAACAGCATGTTTTTCAACATTTTTCT
The genomic region above belongs to Staphylococcus aureus and contains:
- a CDS encoding SAS053 family DNA gyrase inhibitor produces the protein MSKDKDPKLNYHEEENSMVTDFEDLKELGKEMEQISDQNDQEKNSEEDSQ
- a CDS encoding 6-phosphogluconolactonase; the protein is MAMNFKVFDNSQLVAEYAADIIRKQFNNNPTTIAGFHLDTDQAPVLDELKKNVEKHAVDFSQINILDYDDKKSYFEALGVPAGQVYPIAYEKDAIELIADKIKTKENKGKLTLQVVSIDEQGKLNVSIRQGLMEAREIFLVVTGANKRDVVEKLYQENGKTSFEPADLKAHRMVNVILDKEAAAGLPEDVKAYFTSRFA